Proteins encoded together in one Chitinophaga sp. LS1 window:
- a CDS encoding spondin domain-containing protein has product MKQNILKPLTALSVIVFLAACSKDKKAEQQSNTITIENVLDSKPLVESGTFKGTGAPPVILPGQSVSFTFSAAKNQRLTFSTMYGWSNDLFFAPENPGIKLYNDDGTPITGDVSTQIKLWDNGTRVNQAPGMNVTHPGTAVTTPQNIKEVMSTDDYGNTYLPASSLIKVSLAYSGNSTFTATIMNTSGGTSNETPFSPGVWAISYVAGGNLLLPEPIYSANKPTANGLTDIAEMGDNTALSTYLTGITGIFTPLSPILVVVYDGSENPFYKVGENDRAEGLKDLAQKGSADALAAVLKTKAGVKNVYVLPAPTSTVLLPKINGADGGKVSQLLNIVAGDRIAIATMYGFSNDWFFATTGNGIDATQKGDVSGSVGLFDDGTAINQFPGAGITQFNLAGTPLQENIPIQAVPNPNSFTTLPDLTKIIKVTLQ; this is encoded by the coding sequence ATGAAACAGAACATCCTAAAACCATTAACAGCATTATCTGTAATTGTATTTCTGGCAGCCTGCAGCAAAGACAAGAAAGCGGAGCAACAGTCCAACACCATTACAATAGAGAATGTACTGGATAGCAAACCATTAGTAGAATCAGGCACATTCAAAGGTACAGGAGCACCTCCGGTAATCCTTCCCGGGCAATCAGTATCTTTTACTTTCTCGGCAGCAAAGAACCAACGGCTCACTTTTTCGACTATGTATGGCTGGAGTAATGACCTCTTTTTTGCACCGGAGAACCCGGGTATTAAATTGTATAACGATGACGGTACACCAATCACCGGCGATGTATCGACCCAGATAAAGTTGTGGGATAACGGTACCCGCGTTAACCAGGCGCCGGGAATGAACGTTACACATCCCGGAACGGCGGTAACTACACCACAAAACATTAAAGAAGTAATGAGTACCGATGATTACGGTAATACATATCTACCGGCTTCCAGCCTGATCAAAGTATCACTGGCCTACAGCGGTAACTCTACGTTTACTGCTACGATTATGAACACCTCAGGCGGTACGTCCAACGAAACACCCTTCAGCCCGGGAGTTTGGGCTATATCTTATGTAGCTGGCGGCAACCTGTTACTTCCCGAGCCCATTTATTCAGCAAATAAACCAACAGCAAACGGCCTGACAGATATTGCAGAAATGGGAGACAATACAGCCTTAAGCACTTATCTTACTGGCATTACAGGGATCTTTACTCCTTTATCTCCGATATTGGTAGTCGTGTACGATGGCAGTGAAAATCCATTTTATAAAGTGGGTGAAAATGATCGCGCTGAAGGACTGAAAGACCTCGCGCAAAAAGGAAGTGCAGATGCATTGGCTGCAGTGCTGAAAACTAAGGCAGGGGTTAAGAATGTATATGTATTGCCTGCGCCAACCAGCACGGTATTACTACCCAAAATTAACGGCGCAGATGGCGGTAAAGTATCTCAGCTGCTTAATATAGTAGCAGGTGACAGGATTGCCATCGCAACCATGTACGGATTCTCCAATGATTGGTTTTTTGCCACCACTGGCAATGGTATAGACGCTACACAGAAAGGTGACGTATCAGGTTCTGTTGGTTTATTTGATGATGGAACGGCGATCAACCAGTTTCCAGGTGCAGGCATTACCCAGTTCAACCTAGCGGGTACGCCACTGCAGGAAAACATTCCTATACAGGCAGTACCGAATCCTAATAGTTTTACCACTTTACCCGATCTTACTAAAATCATCAAAGTAACCTTGCAATAA
- a CDS encoding PorP/SprF family type IX secretion system membrane protein: protein MKKIYTLILLFCSAQASQAQSAGNAVSNFEPPESQYFFNQYLANPAMAGLDSGIHINASYRRPWDAIPGAPITQTFTADANLKNRVGAGLNIFNDKSGLLQRTKVGLTYAYHLPLGMRAQALHFGLSLALDIQRLDTKSVNGETNDPSIGRFNRRDNYFESDFGVAYTDLHLTVQAALPNLISTFKNDNRGVSGLATYYTAASYKFYTGTEISKVEPKIAYRGINGADNIIDAGVNIGLLDDWANVSGMYHSSGSVSAGAGLNYQSLFSLQVIYITQTTGYSTIMGNSFEINLRVNIAK from the coding sequence ATGAAAAAAATCTATACCCTCATACTCTTATTTTGTAGCGCACAGGCATCACAGGCGCAATCAGCTGGTAACGCGGTTTCCAATTTTGAACCACCGGAATCACAGTACTTTTTTAATCAATACCTGGCTAATCCGGCAATGGCCGGACTGGATTCAGGTATTCATATCAATGCTTCCTACAGACGTCCGTGGGATGCTATCCCAGGCGCACCCATTACACAAACTTTTACTGCCGATGCGAACCTTAAGAACAGGGTAGGTGCCGGATTGAATATTTTCAACGATAAGTCTGGCTTATTGCAGCGTACCAAGGTAGGGCTTACTTATGCATATCACCTGCCATTGGGCATGCGTGCACAGGCGTTACATTTCGGATTATCACTGGCGCTGGACATTCAGCGTCTTGATACCAAAAGTGTAAATGGGGAGACAAATGACCCGTCGATAGGGCGTTTTAACAGGCGGGATAATTACTTTGAAAGTGATTTTGGGGTAGCTTATACTGATCTGCACCTAACAGTTCAGGCAGCCTTGCCGAACCTGATATCGACGTTTAAAAACGATAACAGGGGTGTTTCCGGACTTGCCACTTACTATACTGCTGCCTCTTACAAATTTTATACGGGTACAGAGATTTCTAAAGTGGAACCTAAAATCGCCTATCGGGGTATCAATGGTGCTGACAATATTATTGATGCAGGGGTAAATATTGGTTTGCTGGATGACTGGGCCAATGTATCAGGGATGTATCATAGCAGTGGAAGCGTAAGCGCAGGAGCAGGATTAAATTACCAATCACTTTTTTCCCTGCAGGTCATATACATCACCCAGACGACGGGCTATAGTACTATTATGGGAAATAGTTTTGAGATCAACCTGCGCGTGAATATTGCGAAGTAG
- a CDS encoding tandem-95 repeat protein: MNKKATLTFLILFLWILTPKGYAITPPAIANLDGDAVSFTVAGAPVLLDAGSNANVTAGTANNFTDGLLTVSITNSARFSEDEISIKTTGQITVNANLIYYAGTQIAAYSGGKTGRNLKIRFNSNATATAIDALLQSITYYNNYSYWPSTDPRIIQFTLSDGNGGISSPANITVSFININHAPVANDEYYVLATDQAISQTAPGLKANDYDMDGDATTFSPVSLPLHGSLSLSNSGSFSYTPDAGYAGLDSFTYKLCDPNGACSGNAKTLFFIGSTNVTPNPANDNYTVNQDVALYVSKATGVLSNDNDPNSGSLRIFNRASLVTAPVHGILRLAVDGSFDYYPNKGFSGTDQFVYSNCDAQGACANATCTITINSVNTPPYAVDDVYTGDDNTPVTGNVLSNDTDYEGNALTASLISGGGPASGTVIVNADGSFTYTPYSQFGGIDKFQYQVCDNGIPSNCDTAEVIFVITSVNATPVITTTTQAAAQEDTPAAINSFYFSDTDAGSNAVTVILSVNSGVGTLSANPATGITIVPSANDSVIIKGSIADINTYISSDSVRFTGALNTYGNVLLTITINDGGFTGADPGTSGDAGSEESTKTISFNITSVNDAPVITVPAAKTLALNTNLVISNEVSVSDVDAGSNSVQVTMTVNHGVISLPSTSGLVFLIGSGTADATNTFSGTLTDINNALSTIIYTPTGNYTGTDILQITVSDLGSSGAGGAKTDTKTIDIAVGPLKPFIINVTSTNPNQVYKTGDLITVKVVFNEVVSVTGTPVLIMETGTVDPNAVYAAGTGTDTLQFNYTVQSGDLSADLDYTSMNALSGGTIKDNAGSKDALLDLPAPGATGSLSANNDLQIDGIAPVVTTVTLPADSTYKTGDELKFVVNFSEAITLTGATSYLPIQVGTNTVNATFLSSTSTSATYHYTILAGQQDTDGIGIGQLQLSTTTITDIAGNNAVLTFTPGNTTGILVDAIAPSVTNLTVTPGYYKEGTNIDLTVTWPESVFLTGTPRISLLIGSTTGYATYISGSGTNTLTFRYTVQAGDNDTDGIGIGTAIAMGTIEDAAGNAADLTINYTTTPGIVYVDTKAPAVVNVTGPADGTYKAGQILSFNVNVDETITVDPAGVTLPVTIGTMQVDATLVSTSATQLVFNYTVVNGDTDNDGIAVTGPLSIPAGKITDLAGNELLPALNNIASLNAVLVDASAPIVTAGQSFSLFENISSNTIIGTVVATDNSGTLKNWQITQNEDTDNDNVPAFAIDATTGQLTVYDADEFNFEKTAQFNIAVTVSDGYNTSAAGVVSIFLKDVNETPTVGVVADQTVCAGGEQVITVTGISAGPESTQTNTLTVTSDNDVFTTLTVTDNGDGTATLRYELKADVTGNAIVTLTVKDNGGTANGGVDEISTQFTVNVSLPPVLSISSDQGNTVSKGATIYLTATGAATYTWEDADNILGGQNTATLNVRPQATATYTVNGVTAGGCTAQGSIVITVIDDYKLDATNLLTPNGDGINDKWVIRNIDSYPDNEVKIYDRTGRLIYHKKGYQNEWDATINGSPLAEGTYYYIVTFPSGQHTFKGFITIVRDQK, from the coding sequence ATGAATAAAAAAGCTACCCTTACATTCCTTATTTTATTTTTATGGATATTGACTCCCAAAGGATATGCTATTACCCCTCCGGCAATTGCCAACCTGGATGGAGACGCAGTATCTTTTACAGTAGCAGGAGCCCCTGTTCTGCTGGATGCAGGCAGCAATGCGAATGTGACAGCCGGTACCGCGAATAACTTTACCGATGGACTATTAACTGTTTCTATTACCAACAGTGCAAGATTCAGTGAAGATGAAATCAGTATCAAAACTACCGGACAAATTACTGTCAACGCAAACCTGATCTATTATGCAGGCACCCAAATCGCCGCATATTCGGGTGGCAAAACAGGCAGGAACCTGAAAATCCGGTTTAACAGTAATGCCACAGCCACGGCTATTGATGCTTTATTACAGAGTATTACCTACTATAACAATTACAGCTACTGGCCCTCTACGGACCCACGTATCATTCAGTTTACATTAAGTGATGGGAATGGTGGTATAAGTTCTCCTGCCAACATTACGGTATCGTTTATCAATATTAACCACGCCCCGGTGGCTAATGATGAATATTATGTTCTCGCTACAGATCAGGCCATTTCTCAAACCGCCCCAGGCCTCAAAGCGAATGATTACGATATGGATGGCGATGCCACTACATTTAGTCCTGTCTCTCTACCGCTGCATGGCAGCTTATCTCTCAGCAACTCAGGTAGTTTTTCTTATACACCCGATGCTGGTTATGCAGGATTAGACAGTTTTACATATAAGTTGTGTGATCCTAACGGAGCCTGTTCCGGTAACGCGAAAACACTCTTCTTTATAGGAAGCACTAACGTTACTCCGAACCCCGCCAATGATAATTACACAGTCAACCAGGATGTTGCCCTATATGTCAGTAAAGCTACTGGCGTGTTAAGTAATGACAATGATCCTAATAGCGGATCACTCCGTATTTTCAATCGGGCATCGCTGGTTACGGCGCCTGTTCACGGCATACTCAGACTGGCGGTTGATGGTAGTTTTGACTATTACCCCAATAAAGGGTTTAGTGGTACAGATCAATTTGTATATAGTAACTGCGATGCACAGGGTGCATGCGCAAACGCTACCTGTACCATCACAATAAACAGCGTTAATACACCTCCTTATGCAGTAGATGATGTTTATACGGGGGATGATAATACCCCGGTTACTGGCAATGTTTTATCCAATGATACTGATTATGAGGGAAATGCACTGACTGCTTCTCTTATATCCGGGGGGGGACCCGCAAGCGGTACTGTTATTGTTAATGCAGACGGTTCATTTACCTATACTCCCTATAGTCAGTTCGGCGGTATAGACAAATTTCAATACCAGGTTTGTGATAATGGCATACCTTCTAATTGTGATACAGCGGAAGTGATATTTGTAATTACAAGCGTGAATGCTACGCCTGTAATTACTACTACGACCCAGGCTGCTGCACAGGAAGATACTCCTGCTGCTATCAATAGTTTCTATTTTTCAGATACAGATGCCGGCAGCAATGCGGTTACAGTAATATTATCAGTTAATTCCGGTGTTGGTACATTGTCTGCCAACCCTGCTACCGGAATTACTATCGTTCCATCAGCTAACGATTCCGTCATTATTAAAGGAAGTATTGCTGATATTAATACCTATATTTCAAGCGATAGCGTAAGATTTACAGGGGCACTTAATACGTATGGTAACGTATTACTGACTATTACAATCAACGATGGTGGATTTACCGGCGCAGATCCCGGTACTTCTGGAGATGCCGGCAGTGAAGAAAGTACGAAAACAATTTCTTTCAATATTACATCGGTCAATGATGCACCCGTAATTACCGTACCTGCTGCCAAGACATTAGCCCTGAACACTAATCTTGTAATAAGCAATGAAGTGTCTGTGTCCGACGTGGATGCAGGATCAAATTCCGTACAGGTAACAATGACTGTCAACCACGGTGTTATCTCGTTACCGTCTACATCCGGACTGGTATTTTTGATTGGCTCAGGCACCGCCGATGCTACGAACACCTTCTCTGGTACGCTTACAGATATCAACAACGCTTTAAGCACAATTATATACACTCCAACAGGTAATTATACAGGTACCGATATCTTACAGATCACAGTTAGTGACCTGGGTAGTTCAGGTGCCGGTGGGGCAAAAACGGATACAAAAACAATTGATATTGCAGTAGGCCCGTTAAAACCGTTCATCATCAACGTCACTTCGACTAACCCGAATCAGGTCTATAAAACAGGGGATCTCATCACCGTGAAAGTTGTATTTAACGAGGTCGTAAGTGTAACCGGCACGCCAGTGTTAATTATGGAAACCGGTACTGTCGACCCAAATGCCGTTTATGCTGCAGGTACAGGCACAGATACGCTGCAATTCAATTATACTGTACAAAGCGGAGACCTGTCTGCCGACCTGGATTATACTTCAATGAATGCATTAAGCGGTGGTACAATTAAAGATAATGCCGGCAGTAAAGATGCGTTATTAGACCTGCCAGCACCGGGTGCCACAGGATCATTATCTGCTAATAACGATCTTCAGATAGATGGTATAGCACCCGTAGTCACTACGGTTACCTTACCTGCAGACAGCACCTATAAAACAGGAGATGAACTGAAATTTGTTGTTAATTTCAGTGAAGCTATAACGCTCACTGGTGCCACTTCATATTTGCCCATACAGGTTGGGACAAATACTGTAAATGCTACCTTCCTGTCATCCACTTCCACTAGTGCCACTTACCACTATACTATACTGGCAGGACAACAGGATACTGATGGAATAGGAATAGGACAATTACAATTGAGTACCACTACAATCACAGACATCGCTGGTAACAATGCCGTACTTACATTTACTCCTGGCAATACCACGGGTATACTTGTAGATGCTATAGCTCCTTCAGTGACTAACTTAACCGTTACGCCAGGATACTATAAAGAAGGTACAAACATTGATCTTACCGTTACCTGGCCTGAAAGTGTGTTCTTAACAGGTACACCACGTATCAGCCTCCTGATAGGAAGTACAACCGGGTATGCTACTTATATAAGCGGGTCCGGTACTAACACGCTCACATTCCGTTACACCGTTCAGGCAGGAGATAATGATACTGACGGAATCGGGATCGGAACAGCGATTGCTATGGGCACTATCGAAGATGCTGCTGGTAACGCTGCCGATCTTACTATTAATTATACGACAACGCCGGGAATTGTGTATGTGGATACAAAAGCACCTGCCGTAGTAAACGTAACGGGTCCTGCTGATGGCACTTATAAGGCCGGACAAATACTTAGTTTCAACGTAAATGTAGATGAGACTATAACAGTAGACCCCGCGGGCGTAACTCTGCCCGTTACGATCGGCACCATGCAGGTAGATGCTACACTCGTAAGCACTAGCGCTACTCAGCTGGTATTCAATTACACGGTAGTCAATGGTGATACAGACAATGATGGTATTGCTGTAACTGGCCCCCTAAGCATTCCTGCAGGTAAGATCACAGACCTGGCAGGCAATGAATTACTTCCGGCCCTCAACAACATTGCCTCATTGAATGCTGTGCTGGTAGATGCTTCTGCTCCTATTGTGACTGCCGGTCAATCTTTCAGCCTGTTTGAAAATATCAGCAGTAATACGATCATTGGTACGGTAGTAGCAACAGACAATAGCGGCACATTGAAAAACTGGCAGATCACACAAAATGAAGATACAGACAATGATAACGTGCCCGCATTTGCTATAGATGCCACAACCGGACAATTAACTGTATACGATGCTGACGAATTCAATTTCGAAAAAACTGCTCAGTTCAATATCGCTGTAACTGTCAGCGATGGATATAATACAAGTGCGGCAGGCGTAGTCAGCATCTTCCTGAAAGATGTGAACGAAACACCGACAGTAGGCGTAGTAGCAGATCAGACAGTCTGCGCAGGTGGTGAACAGGTTATTACAGTCACCGGCATCTCTGCCGGACCGGAGAGCACTCAGACCAACACACTTACAGTCACGTCAGACAATGATGTATTCACCACACTCACAGTCACTGACAATGGTGATGGAACTGCAACATTGCGCTATGAGCTGAAAGCAGATGTGACAGGAAACGCTATTGTTACATTAACCGTGAAAGATAACGGGGGTACTGCCAATGGAGGTGTTGATGAAATCAGTACACAATTTACAGTAAACGTATCACTCCCTCCTGTTCTCAGCATCAGCAGTGATCAGGGTAACACTGTGTCAAAGGGTGCTACCATCTATCTCACAGCCACAGGTGCTGCAACCTATACCTGGGAGGATGCTGATAACATTCTTGGTGGACAAAACACCGCTACTTTAAATGTTCGCCCACAGGCAACGGCCACCTATACTGTAAACGGAGTTACAGCTGGAGGTTGTACCGCTCAGGGATCTATCGTTATCACCGTAATAGATGATTATAAACTGGATGCTACAAACCTGCTGACACCAAATGGTGACGGTATTAACGATAAATGGGTGATCCGGAATATTGACAGTTATCCTGATAATGAGGTGAAAATATATGACCGCACAGGCCGGTTGATATATCACAAAAAAGGATATCAGAATGAATGGGACGCTACAATTAATGGATCTCCGCTGGCCGAAGGCACTTACTACTACATTGTAACGTTCCCTTCAGGACAACATACATTTAAAGGATTCATCACTATTGTTCGCGATCAGAAATAA
- a CDS encoding AhpC/TSA family protein encodes MRKYKWLAILCLTGHIANAQAGHYEIKGTLTSMDNATKIYVTPLSMTGRGFVYKEIIDSAAVVDGHFQLTGTIDYPKYVQLTLVTAGAAAESGAPDRRKILRMFLTPGETKILGDSIFSRSQVAGSALNEEYKMLITMSGHYDSILRPLHEHYYKALYQADIPVMKLYNDSLNKIKPQRMQAFAGFVSAHNNSPAAILAASMLTEPGNIDTLFSPALANSPDGLAYFKNQETHRPIIKTGEKAPDFTLTGADGKKVSLSGYAGKYVLIDFWASWCGPCRNEMTFMKKLYAMIKGSSFQLLAVSVDTKKEDWMKAISEEQISSWTNISDLKGMKGTVPALYGVQSIPHNFLVGPDGRLLAENVHGTALLDLLAKYLPVNDK; translated from the coding sequence ATGAGAAAATATAAATGGCTGGCCATACTCTGCCTGACAGGTCACATAGCCAATGCACAGGCGGGCCATTATGAGATTAAGGGTACACTAACCAGCATGGATAATGCGACTAAAATATATGTGACTCCATTATCTATGACTGGAAGAGGATTTGTGTATAAGGAGATCATTGATAGTGCTGCCGTAGTGGATGGACATTTCCAGCTTACCGGTACCATAGACTACCCTAAATATGTGCAGCTGACATTGGTGACGGCAGGAGCTGCGGCTGAAAGCGGCGCTCCTGACCGCAGGAAAATACTTAGGATGTTCCTCACACCTGGTGAAACCAAAATTTTGGGAGATAGTATATTCTCCCGTTCCCAGGTGGCCGGTAGTGCTTTGAATGAGGAATACAAGATGTTGATCACCATGTCCGGGCATTATGATTCTATTTTGAGGCCGCTGCATGAGCACTATTATAAAGCGTTGTATCAGGCAGATATACCGGTGATGAAGCTTTACAACGATTCGCTAAATAAAATAAAACCTCAGCGGATGCAGGCATTTGCCGGGTTTGTAAGTGCGCATAACAACTCTCCTGCCGCCATACTTGCAGCATCGATGTTGACCGAACCAGGCAATATTGATACGCTGTTCTCTCCCGCACTTGCCAACTCTCCTGATGGACTGGCCTATTTCAAAAACCAGGAAACTCATCGCCCAATTATAAAAACAGGAGAAAAAGCACCTGATTTTACTTTAACAGGTGCAGACGGGAAGAAAGTAAGTCTGTCTGGCTATGCCGGGAAATACGTGCTCATTGATTTCTGGGCCAGTTGGTGTGGGCCCTGCCGTAATGAGATGACTTTTATGAAGAAGCTGTATGCTATGATAAAAGGATCTTCCTTTCAGTTATTAGCAGTATCCGTTGATACCAAAAAGGAGGATTGGATGAAAGCCATCAGTGAGGAACAAATCAGCAGTTGGACCAACATATCTGATCTGAAGGGGATGAAAGGAACTGTTCCTGCCTTATATGGTGTTCAATCCATTCCGCATAATTTCCTGGTAGGACCTGACGGCAGGTTGCTGGCAGAAAATGTGCATGGAACAGCACTGTTAGACCTGCTTGCTAAATATTTACCGGTTAATGATAAATAG
- a CDS encoding RagB/SusD family nutrient uptake outer membrane protein: protein MTQMIRNIKSIISIYLCLLLVAGCKKFADVNVPSNQLSSGNVFSTNSTVKAAISGMFVTLSTSDSYELQLGLSSYTGMSADELDFNSTSDTYDPFLNNAIGSDNTSIQDLWTDLYEVNYQANSIIEGITNSTATLTDSIKQDALAESKFVRAFCHFYLVNLWGSVPLVTTTNVTVTKNIARSSTDTVYQQIIADLESAAANLNKNYTFSGGKRIMPNKYAAMALLARVHLYLGNWQKAANYADSVIAQSNGLYNLLTSANIGKVMTANNNEAIWQLPSSGTTGYTIEGQYYLIISPTPSYLISDHLLAAFETGDLRLSNWIGSVTVDNVTYYYPYKYKLKATNTTSLAESVTYLRLSEQYLIRAEANMELGNTADAIADINIIRNRAGLGNTTATSKEEVRLAIEKERQTELFTEYGHRWIDLRRTGRIDAVLGAEKSNWTSNAALYPIPLNELYNDIHLTQNPGY, encoded by the coding sequence ATGACGCAAATGATCCGCAATATAAAATCTATCATATCAATATATCTTTGCCTTCTTTTAGTGGCAGGCTGTAAAAAATTTGCTGATGTAAACGTCCCGTCCAATCAGCTAAGTTCAGGAAATGTATTTTCAACGAATTCGACTGTGAAAGCTGCCATAAGTGGTATGTTCGTGACACTCTCTACCTCTGATTCGTATGAACTACAACTGGGGCTCTCTTCGTATACAGGTATGTCAGCTGATGAACTGGATTTCAATAGTACATCAGATACGTATGATCCCTTTCTCAACAACGCAATTGGCTCCGATAATACCAGTATCCAAGATCTGTGGACGGACCTTTATGAAGTCAACTACCAGGCCAATAGCATCATTGAAGGAATTACCAACAGCACGGCTACACTCACAGATTCAATCAAACAGGATGCACTGGCCGAAAGTAAATTTGTAAGAGCCTTTTGTCATTTCTACCTGGTGAATTTATGGGGGAGTGTTCCATTGGTGACCACTACCAATGTGACAGTGACAAAGAACATTGCCAGAAGCAGCACTGATACCGTATATCAACAAATCATTGCTGACCTGGAGAGTGCCGCTGCCAACCTGAATAAGAACTATACCTTCTCCGGTGGGAAACGCATCATGCCTAACAAATATGCGGCCATGGCCTTACTGGCCAGGGTACACCTCTATCTTGGTAACTGGCAAAAAGCTGCAAATTATGCTGATTCCGTAATAGCTCAGAGTAATGGACTTTATAACCTTCTTACCTCTGCCAATATTGGCAAAGTTATGACAGCCAATAATAATGAAGCTATCTGGCAACTACCATCCAGCGGAACTACCGGGTATACAATTGAAGGTCAATATTATCTCATTATCAGTCCTACTCCGTCTTACCTGATCTCTGACCATCTTTTAGCTGCATTTGAAACCGGTGACCTCCGGTTATCCAACTGGATAGGGAGTGTAACGGTTGATAACGTGACCTATTACTATCCTTATAAGTACAAATTGAAAGCAACCAATACTACCTCCCTGGCAGAATCTGTCACTTACCTCCGGCTGTCAGAACAATACCTTATCCGGGCAGAGGCTAATATGGAATTAGGAAATACCGCAGATGCCATTGCGGACATCAATATCATCCGTAACAGGGCCGGGCTGGGTAATACCACCGCTACTTCAAAGGAAGAAGTCAGGCTCGCGATTGAAAAGGAAAGACAAACCGAATTATTTACAGAATATGGTCACCGGTGGATCGATCTGAGACGCACCGGGAGAATAGATGCCGTGCTGGGAGCAGAAAAAAGTAACTGGACTTCCAATGCTGCCCTGTATCCCATTCCTCTGAATGAATTGTATAATGATATTCATCTTACCCAAAATCCAGGCTACTAA